A portion of the Bulleidia sp. zg-1006 genome contains these proteins:
- the spx gene encoding transcriptional regulator Spx: MIVVYTSPGCASCRKVKSWLNEHHLPFIEKNIFKTLLNDNEIKHLLMRSENGSDDIISKRSKVIQEMNLDLDAMTVDELVHFIKKNPSVLKRPIIISENSFQVGYDEEEMGVFVPRELREFANEACGPNCPNYKLCQNGFEDLRKQAN; encoded by the coding sequence CTAGTTGTCGAAAAGTGAAATCTTGGCTGAACGAACATCACTTACCTTTTATAGAAAAAAATATTTTCAAAACATTATTGAATGATAATGAAATTAAACATTTATTAATGCGCTCTGAAAATGGCTCAGATGATATTATTTCTAAGCGTTCTAAAGTCATTCAAGAAATGAATTTGGATTTGGATGCGATGACAGTGGATGAACTAGTTCACTTTATAAAGAAAAATCCTTCTGTTTTAAAACGTCCGATTATCATCTCGGAAAATAGTTTTCAAGTAGGTTATGATGAAGAAGAAATGGGTGTCTTTGTGCCAAGAGAACTCAGAGAATTTGCGAATGAAGCTTGCGGACCAAATTGTCCTAACTACAAGCTTTGTCAAAATGGTTTTGAAGATTTACGCAAACAAGCAAATTAA
- the mnmA gene encoding tRNA 2-thiouridine(34) synthase MnmA: MKILVGLSGGVDSAIAAYLLQKQGHDVTCAFMRNWDSVANGDFAGNPTLNDSVCSQESDYADAKAVADKLGLPLLRVDFIKEYWDDVFQTFLSEYQKGRTPNPDILCNRYIKFAKFMKFARQEGFETVATGHYVKLGHENGHGVLIKADDRNKDQSYFLAEVNREVLDHVLFPLAEVEKTEVRRIATELDLSIAKKKDSTGICFIGERDFRAFLSNYLPMKSGKIVNIVEKKVVGEHKGVLYYTIGQRKGLDIGGIGPFFVVGKNVETNILYVVDQEHRHWLTSDSCLVTKMNWLANRQFPLRGSAKFRYRQQDQAVTIEKIDEQSVLLKYPQGVEAVTPGQEAVLYDGDVMIAGGQIDIVYQNGQDLKAKVNQEGKQYRHE; the protein is encoded by the coding sequence ATGAAAATATTGGTTGGTTTATCAGGTGGGGTGGATTCCGCCATCGCCGCTTATTTATTGCAGAAACAAGGACATGATGTAACTTGTGCTTTTATGCGTAATTGGGATAGTGTTGCGAATGGTGATTTTGCCGGAAATCCCACTTTAAATGATTCAGTTTGTTCACAAGAATCCGATTATGCGGATGCGAAAGCGGTGGCGGATAAATTAGGATTACCTTTATTGCGTGTTGATTTTATTAAAGAGTATTGGGATGATGTTTTCCAAACTTTTCTCAGCGAATACCAAAAAGGAAGAACCCCCAATCCAGATATACTTTGTAATCGTTATATCAAGTTTGCGAAATTTATGAAATTTGCTCGTCAAGAAGGATTTGAAACAGTCGCGACGGGGCATTATGTGAAATTAGGACATGAAAATGGTCATGGAGTCTTAATAAAAGCAGATGATCGTAATAAAGATCAATCCTATTTTTTGGCTGAAGTCAATCGAGAAGTGTTGGATCATGTGCTATTTCCTTTAGCTGAAGTTGAAAAAACAGAGGTGCGTCGCATTGCGACTGAATTGGATTTATCCATTGCTAAAAAGAAAGATAGTACGGGTATCTGTTTTATTGGTGAAAGGGATTTCCGTGCTTTCTTAAGCAATTATTTACCAATGAAGTCCGGTAAGATTGTCAATATTGTGGAAAAGAAAGTGGTGGGTGAACATAAAGGTGTTCTTTATTACACCATTGGGCAAAGAAAAGGTTTGGATATTGGTGGAATTGGTCCCTTCTTTGTAGTCGGTAAAAATGTGGAAACCAACATACTTTATGTGGTTGACCAAGAACATCGTCATTGGTTAACATCCGATTCTTGTTTGGTAACGAAGATGAATTGGTTAGCGAATCGTCAATTTCCTTTGCGGGGAAGCGCTAAATTCCGTTATCGTCAACAAGACCAAGCGGTTACGATTGAAAAAATAGATGAACAAAGCGTTTTATTAAAGTATCCACAAGGGGTTGAAGCCGTTACCCCGGGTCAAGAGGCTGTGCTTTATGATGGGGATGTTATGATTGCTGGTGGACAGATTGATATTGTTTATCAAAATGGGCAAGATTTAAAGGCTAAGGTTAATCAAGAAGGAAAGCAATACCGGCATGAGTGA
- a CDS encoding ATP-dependent RecD-like DNA helicase, which translates to MSDYVMLQGKFKYILFRNEENFYTVAKFHDEIENDTLTITGYFSSIDEEVSYALKGTYLDHPKYGLQFACLEAKKIAPKDEESYIHYFSGGNFRYIGKKTAKRIVETLGLDCIAKIKEDKSCLDLVPSLTLKQKNSIIENLQQEEEGFEKLIPLLSIAGIGHANLLSIHRFYGKEAFNQVMENPYRLVEDIQGIGFKMADKIGQYLNIDKKDERRIYAYILSLVDKMTMNSGNSFVSYEELLANFMNLSHLDETIFSSVLNQILFRGSLIQEENRIYPLAQYEAEVGIANALSQFPVGSLEDYDKQRLEKEIHALQKELGIIYDETQIQAIHHFFQEDFVILTGGPGTGKTTLVRSFVHLFKRLYPAKVVACCAPTGRAAKHLSEVCDVKATTIHSLLQWNLEANLFQKNEEDPIQADLLIIDEFSMVDQWLFYHILLACGLVKKICVIGDEDQLPSVAPGSLLRDLIVSKQFGYRQLTHIYRQKEGSEVIQLALAIRQESLDLTKFHQDVQFEECAIHEIRPKIQAVIQVALEKGLTLEDIQVIAPMYHGTAGIDALNMSLQDLFNPAKENKKEVQQGLRLFREGDKVMQLKNQPDDDVYNGDIGFIEEIQIDDPKHPEQALIFVLFGDHVVEYSHQNLDKLSLAYCISIHKSQGSEYPMVIVPICAQHRIMLRKRLLYTAVTRSSKYLYIFGSREEFERGSYLEEKNVRKTTLVQRLTQQNSFLW; encoded by the coding sequence ATGAGTGATTATGTGATGCTGCAAGGTAAATTCAAATACATTCTCTTCCGTAACGAAGAGAATTTTTATACCGTTGCCAAGTTTCATGATGAGATTGAAAACGATACTTTAACAATTACCGGCTACTTTTCTTCGATTGATGAGGAAGTGTCTTATGCATTAAAAGGAACTTACTTAGATCATCCTAAATATGGTCTACAGTTTGCTTGCCTAGAGGCTAAGAAAATAGCACCAAAAGATGAAGAAAGTTATATTCATTACTTTAGTGGTGGAAATTTTCGTTATATTGGTAAAAAAACAGCGAAGCGAATTGTGGAAACCTTGGGTTTAGATTGCATCGCTAAGATTAAAGAAGATAAAAGTTGTTTAGATCTTGTCCCATCGCTTACATTGAAACAGAAAAATTCTATTATTGAAAACCTGCAACAAGAAGAAGAGGGTTTTGAAAAATTAATTCCTTTGTTAAGCATTGCCGGCATTGGGCATGCTAATTTATTGAGTATTCATCGTTTCTATGGTAAAGAGGCTTTTAATCAAGTGATGGAAAATCCATATCGTTTAGTTGAAGATATTCAAGGCATTGGCTTTAAAATGGCAGACAAAATTGGTCAATACCTAAATATTGATAAAAAAGACGAGAGAAGGATTTACGCTTACATTCTTTCTTTGGTTGATAAAATGACGATGAATAGTGGAAATAGCTTTGTTAGCTATGAAGAATTACTAGCCAACTTTATGAATCTAAGTCATTTGGATGAAACAATTTTTTCATCGGTTTTAAATCAAATTCTATTTCGTGGTTCATTGATTCAAGAAGAAAATCGAATTTATCCTTTAGCTCAATATGAAGCGGAGGTCGGAATTGCGAACGCTTTAAGTCAATTTCCAGTAGGAAGCTTAGAAGATTATGATAAGCAACGTTTGGAGAAAGAAATTCATGCTTTACAAAAAGAGCTGGGTATTATCTACGATGAAACGCAAATTCAAGCTATTCATCATTTCTTTCAAGAAGATTTTGTGATTTTAACAGGTGGACCAGGAACAGGTAAAACAACTTTAGTTCGTTCTTTTGTGCATTTGTTTAAACGCCTTTATCCAGCTAAAGTTGTGGCTTGTTGTGCGCCAACGGGAAGAGCGGCGAAGCATTTGTCGGAAGTTTGCGATGTTAAGGCAACGACCATTCATTCTTTATTGCAATGGAATTTAGAAGCCAATTTATTTCAAAAGAATGAAGAAGATCCCATTCAAGCGGATTTATTGATTATTGATGAGTTTTCTATGGTGGATCAATGGTTGTTCTATCATATTTTGTTGGCTTGTGGATTGGTGAAAAAGATTTGTGTGATTGGGGATGAAGACCAGTTACCTAGCGTAGCCCCTGGTTCTTTATTAAGAGATTTAATTGTTTCTAAACAGTTTGGTTATCGTCAATTAACCCATATTTATCGCCAAAAAGAAGGATCAGAAGTCATTCAATTGGCTTTAGCTATTCGCCAAGAAAGCTTAGACTTAACAAAATTTCATCAAGATGTGCAATTCGAAGAATGTGCTATTCATGAAATACGACCTAAGATACAAGCGGTTATTCAAGTTGCTTTAGAAAAGGGTTTGACTTTAGAGGATATTCAAGTGATTGCACCAATGTATCATGGTACCGCTGGCATTGATGCTTTAAATATGTCTTTACAAGACCTATTTAATCCAGCCAAAGAGAATAAAAAAGAAGTCCAACAAGGGCTACGTTTATTCCGTGAAGGAGATAAGGTTATGCAATTAAAAAATCAGCCGGATGATGATGTGTATAATGGTGATATTGGCTTTATTGAGGAAATTCAAATAGATGATCCAAAGCATCCGGAACAAGCTTTAATATTTGTCTTATTTGGTGATCATGTGGTGGAATATTCTCATCAAAATTTAGATAAATTAAGTTTAGCGTATTGTATCTCCATTCATAAATCCCAAGGTTCAGAGTACCCGATGGTTATTGTGCCGATTTGTGCCCAACATCGTATTATGCTACGAAAGAGATTGTTGTATACCGCCGTCACCCGTAGTTCAAAATATTTATATATCTTCGGTTCTCGTGAAGAATTTGAAAGAGGAAGTTATTTAGAAGAAAAAAATGTGCGAAAAACAACTTTAGTGCAAAGATTAACCCAACAAAATTCTTTTTTATGGTAG